The window TCAGAAGCAGAGCGCCCGGTATGGGAAATCCCACATCCTGGCCAATGTCGAGGACGTGGCGGCGCTGCTCGATGGGGTGAGCTTTCCCGCTGGCGCGCGAGCCCTGGATGTGGCGACGGGCGGTGGGCATACGGCGCTGTACCTGGCTGGGCGGGGGCTTTCGGTCACCGCCAGCGACATCACGCCCGCCATGCTGGAAAATACGGCAAAGCTCGCGGCGGAGCGCGGCCTTTCCATCGAGACGGTGCTGCACGAGGCGGAGAGGTTTCCCTATCAGGATGCCGCTTTTGACGTGGTGACGTGTCGCGTGGCGGCGCATCATTTCAGCGATCCGAGGCAGTTCGTGGCCGAGGCCGTGCGGGTGCTCAAGCCGGGCGGCTACCTCATGGTGATCGACGGCAGCGTGCCGGATGGCGAACCCGAGGCTGAGGAGTGGCTGCATCAGGTGGAAAAGCTGCGCGATCCGAGCCACGGGCGATTCATTGCTCCGGCGGTGTGGGCGCGATGGGTGCGCGAAAGCGGGTTGGAGCTTGTGGAGTGCGCCACGACGCCGTTCAAGCAGCCCGACCTGGAGTGGTATTTCCAGACCGCCGCGACCTCGGAGGAGAACCGGGCCAGGGTGATGGCCTTGGTCGAGTCCGCGCCGGAATCCGTCCGCCGCGCCTTTCGCCTCGCGGTGGAGGACGGCAAGGTCGTCTGGTGGTGGCCGCGCCTCGGGCTGCTGGCAAGAAAGCCGTAGGGGTGGCGTCCCGCCGCCCCTACGAGTTATCAACTTTCGCCGATCTCGTCGTTGACGGTTTCCTCGAGGATGTCGGCCACGCGCTGCACAACGCGCATGTAGCGGACGCCGTCGGTGAAGTCCGGGCGCGGGCGCGCTCCGGCGGAATCACGCACGGCATCGATGAAATCCGCCTCGACCGTCCAGCCGCCCAGGAGTTCCTGCGGGATTGGCAATATCTCGGGCTCCTTGCCCGGTCGCTGAAGCGAGATGCGGTCGGCGAGGTAGTCGTAAAACAGCGTCCCAGTCGTGCCCGCAATCTCCAGGCGCTCGACCGGCTCCTGCGTATAGACGCCGCTGAATTCCAGCGTGCCGGTGAAACCCGCCGCGCCTTCGATTTTGACCCGGAGCGCATCAGGAATCGAGATGCGGTAGCCGTGGCGTTCGCGCACATCGAAGCGGCCAATGGCGCGGATCGGTGTGAAATCTCCCAGCCAGCGCTGGATCACTTCGGTGTGAATGCCGAGCGTGAGGATGTTGAGCCCGCTGATCTCGCGGCGCTGGCGCCAGTGGGCGGGTTTCTCGCGATCCGAGAAGGCCCCGTTCAGGCTCAGCAGGTGAATGTTGCGGACATCGCCGATGACCTTTTCCCCGAGCAGTTCCCGGATGAAGCGGTCGCCCGTCAGCCCATGCGGCGGCGGGCAGAGCATGGTGACGCGATCCGGTCGCTCGGAGGCGGCGGCGTGCATGCGTTCGGCCTCGGCCAGATCGCGAGCCATGCGCGCCTGGCAAAACACGTGCTTGCCGTGGTGCAGGGCGGCGATGGTGGCGGGTTCGTGCAGATAAGGTGTCGCGCCGATCCAGACGATGTCGACATCGGGGTGGGCGACCACCTCCTGCCAGCTCCCGAGCGGCTTCGCTCCGGGCGCGTGTTCCTGGCAAAAACGTTCTGAACTCTCCAGCGTCGAGTTCGCGACGACCGCGAACTCGACACCCGGAATGTTTTTCAGCCCCGGCAGGTGTCGTTGGAGAACGATACCGCCTGCCCCAACGAACCCTACTCGAAGCGTATTCATGATTTTTAACTTAGCAACTGACGCAGGACGAACGGCAGGATGCCGCCATGGCGATAGTAGTCGACCTCGATCGGAGTGTCGATGCGCAGCTTGACCACCTGATCGACGACCGAGCCGTCCTTGCGGGTGATGCGGAGCGTCACGTCCTGGCGAGGCTGGATCTCATCCGACAGGCCGAGAACGTCGTAGGACTCCGTGCCGTCGAGGCTGAGCGTCTGGGCGTTCACGCCTTCCGGGAACTGGAGCGGGAGCACGCCCATGCCGCAGAGGTTGCTGCGGTGGATGCGCTCAAAGCTTTGCGCCACCACGACCTTGACGCCGAGGAGGTTCGTGCCCTTCGCGGCCCAGTCGCGGCTGGAGCCCGTGCCGTATTCCTGACCGGCGATGATGATGAGCGGGGTGCCTTCCTTTTTGTACGCCATGCAGGCGTCGTAGATGAAGGTCGGCTTGCCGCCCTTGTCGGTGGTCATCTCCTTGTCCGGAGCCGGGACGTCGCCCTGGCCGAAGTAAACCGTGTAGCCACCCTCCACGCCCGGGAGCATGAGGTTCTTGATGCGCACGTTGGCAAAGGTGCCGCGCGTCATCACGAGGTCATTGCCTCGGCGGGAGCCGTAGCTGTTGAAGTCCTCGACGGCGACGCCGTTTTCCAGCAGGAACTTGCCAGCCGGGCTAGTCTTCTTGATCGCGCCAGCGGGCGAGATGTGATCGGTCGTCACGCTGTCGCCGAAGATGCCCAGCGGGCGGGCTCCGGAGATGCCCGAGATCGTTCCTGCCTCCATCGAGAAGTCGGCGAAGAACGGCGGCTCCTGGA of the Terrimicrobium sacchariphilum genome contains:
- a CDS encoding class I SAM-dependent methyltransferase, which produces MAALNDAQKASRDQFQKQSARYGKSHILANVEDVAALLDGVSFPAGARALDVATGGGHTALYLAGRGLSVTASDITPAMLENTAKLAAERGLSIETVLHEAERFPYQDAAFDVVTCRVAAHHFSDPRQFVAEAVRVLKPGGYLMVIDGSVPDGEPEAEEWLHQVEKLRDPSHGRFIAPAVWARWVRESGLELVECATTPFKQPDLEWYFQTAATSEENRARVMALVESAPESVRRAFRLAVEDGKVVWWWPRLGLLARKP
- a CDS encoding Gfo/Idh/MocA family protein produces the protein MNTLRVGFVGAGGIVLQRHLPGLKNIPGVEFAVVANSTLESSERFCQEHAPGAKPLGSWQEVVAHPDVDIVWIGATPYLHEPATIAALHHGKHVFCQARMARDLAEAERMHAAASERPDRVTMLCPPPHGLTGDRFIRELLGEKVIGDVRNIHLLSLNGAFSDREKPAHWRQRREISGLNILTLGIHTEVIQRWLGDFTPIRAIGRFDVRERHGYRISIPDALRVKIEGAAGFTGTLEFSGVYTQEPVERLEIAGTTGTLFYDYLADRISLQRPGKEPEILPIPQELLGGWTVEADFIDAVRDSAGARPRPDFTDGVRYMRVVQRVADILEETVNDEIGES